The Quercus lobata isolate SW786 chromosome 4, ValleyOak3.0 Primary Assembly, whole genome shotgun sequence genome segment AATACACGCACAGAGATTAGAGAGCCACACCTTTTTTCTACGTGACCCAGAAGAgtaatcttcatcttcatcatcatctttttcCTCTTCGCTCGAAGAACTCAGTTCATCTTCCACCTCATCGGGTctataatcatcatcatcaaccttctcttttcccttcttcttgttcttgttcttgttgttgttgttccttACTTTTTGAGCAGAACCCAGCAACGAAGAAGCAAACTTGGGCAAACCCAGAGCCTCCATTCTGGCCCTGTTCTCTGCAATTCTCGATAGCCTCTGTTTCTCGTACTCTGACACACCATTGTTGCTGGgtgtttgtggttgtgggtccTCTGGTTCTGAGTCTGAGCCTGAATTTTCCGGGGTTTCTTCATTGTCTTCTTCGGACTCGGAACCTGAGAGGCTATGTTTTGGCATATTGGTTAATGGGGGGTTTCGGATTTAATtacaaatctgaattttgttttgtactttaACTGGTCCTCAGGACGAAGTTCTAGGAATTTTCCTCGGACTCTAGTGTTTCTCACGTGATTTATGGACCATTTGGTATAGGAATTTATGTATGTTTTCAGTGacacgtatttttatatatatatattatttatatgtatttcaaaaaatacaactaACATTATTGAAATAACTCTTATCAAATGACCCTTATTTAATAGTATTGTCTTAAATAAatgttccttaaaaaaaattaaaaattatatatatatatatatatacacacactattTGAGGTTTACACATTTGTCTATTATATTACGCATTTAAAATTACTAATACGGTTGGGGTGTGATGAGGCTAGCTCCAATATTATGGACACTAAAATAGCATTGAAATCATATGTTTATATGtgaatttgttcattttttggatttagtCTCATCACACTTCTAATTATATTAGTAATTCTAAATGCATAATATAGTGGACAAACGTGTGAACTTCAAATtgggataaataaaaaattatgactaaaccaagcaagaaaaaaaagagatatatattGTAATTTGCTATATAGAATAACCTTAGAATATTGCTTAagttaaattgttttaaaaataagttattgtgtaaaaaaaataaaataaaaactgccAAAGCCATTGAACTACAatagcaacttttttttttttttttgaaactgaaaacaaacttTCATTAAATCAAAGATGCATCAATGTTTACATACTCAACAGCAACTGATGGAACCTCTTCCATCCAAAATAAGTCAACATTCACCTTTTGGGCATACCTAGCAAGCTCATGTGCTACCTGATTACCATTTCTTTTAGTGCAGCTCACAGACGTCCATTCCAAAGCTCCTGCCAGGTGCCGGATGTCTCCAACAACATGGCTAATGGCTGACTGGTTCTCCGTACCTGAAGCAATCCACCTTGTAGCATTAACACTGTCCCCTTCCACGACAAGCCTCGTGAAACCAGCATCAATAGCGAATTCTAGCGCCTTGCGACAAGCAAGCAGTTCAGCCAAATCACTTCCCTGTACCACCGGACCTTTAACTGTCATTGCCGCCATAACATCTCCAGAAAATATACTTTACATATACTTCTTAATGAGCAAAAATATACTTgtacttaaattattttttttaaaaaaaaaaaaaacaaaagtgaagtattaaaaagttatacataaaatttaaaaactgaacaaaaaaattgaaggaaaacacattttttacatataaaattttcctttttttgtctACTCCCTAACTCATAGTGAATGTGATaatgtgataaaaattaataaattaaaaaccacaaacaatataattttcaatAGAAATTCATATTGAGCTACTTTACCCAACAATATTTCGATTAATAGTTTCGGCTTGCATATTGATACATTGCCAAAAGCCAATTTCACCTACCTATATGAGCCATGGATggcaaaatttataataaataaggCTATATCTAAGATAATGGAACacttttttcatccttaaaagTTGAACTTTCTGTCTCGTTAATTCCATATTTGGTGAAAAACCCATACAATTTGTCATGTCGTTAATCCATctaatgaaaaaattttctgCCTAACTTGTGCATTGAAAGGCCTTCAATTTAATGTTTTGAGTGAGGCCATCTAATAATCAATGATTCCATTTGGTTTTGTCCCTAAAACTCGCCATCGTTAAAAGATATTAAGATATAATTCACATTTTATGTACAACATACGTgactagaaaaataaaattaaatatatattgagatttttttttttttccatttgttattaccaaaaaaaagagaggtaaGAAGACATATTTTGATTTGGAAGATTTACCACCAGGCGTCACACTTATACTCCAggcttatcttttttctttttttttggagaggaaATGATAGTAGATTTTCTTCGTTCAATATCATGGTATACAATGGTAAAAAAGAAACGAGGGtcaaaacaataacctcctcatTCTCttttgcaagttgcaacactCTGGGCTGATTTTAACAGCCTTCCTTAATGAATAAGATTGGACTTTCtactcaaatatatatatatatatatatatataaagcctTAGTAGATGGTAACATGCAATATGCAATCCCTTTGTATCATCTTAAATGTAAATACCCTAAAGACTACAAGACAAATTTACAAATAGTTTTGCATAAATACCTTTACACACACtaagaaataagaaatttagCACGTATACACACACAATGGAAGCATGGCAGACACAGTTAAGTGCTTAATCATTTCTGTAAACACGCTAAAACCAAATTGCAAATCATATCCAGAAACACTAACATAAGAGAGTGATGTAGTCCAAATgagtttaataaaataaacgCCTTAACCTAATAACGACTACAATTCATTTTCACATCATAAACAAATGACAATAGTAAGTAAACACCATCAAAacattttgttgaatattttcttTCACTAAGTTAAAGTTTGTTACTTATGTACAATTCATCAACAACCAAAACTGAACAAGGTCCTGCAAGAATTTAAAAACTGTAAGTGCATTCCTGTTTGTAATTAGCTTAGTaaccatataaaaataataataaaataaaataaactacaCTGAGATTTGTGGTTTTGTTGAAAATGTACAAATTAAGAAGGAGAAATTATAGTAAACCCACCTATGCTTTGGCTCATTTGCAcattgcctacccgtggtttaaaactttacactttacccactcGAGTTTCATTCTGTTTGATCCTCGTTACCCACCTCACCCTCAGACATTAGAAAAACACGTTTTTAATAGAAATCACAACATAAGAAGAATCAAAACCACTTTCCCTTAAAGACTTCCCCCACGAGCCCTAGAATCACGAAAATCTTTGTATTGAgctaggttttttatttttctgcatgtatttcataaaattttcatcATCCCAGACATTTAGACTTTGGGTTGTCTTGAGGCATTTCTAATTTGAAGATACAGCAAACCAGGTACGAAATTTCTACTTtatttgggttgggttttcaccTTTTGAAAGATTGGTTCGTTGGGCAGAAGTCCATTGATGTGTAGTTTTGATTCATAGGAAATTTGGGCAAAAGATGATAAGCAATGTCTTCTTCGAGTGGAAATTACTTAGGTTCAAGTGGATATATGTGTACATATGAGACTTGTGTGCTGAGGACAAGTCTAACAGTAGATAATTTTGGGAGAAGGTTTTTGGGTTGTAGCTGATATAAAGTAAGTTTAGTTTTTAGTTAATCTAGTTGACTGAAGGGAGTTTGGAAAGTGATATGTTCGATTAAATTTATGAATAGGTTGGTCCTAAGTGCCTTTTCTTTCATTGGATTGATAATCTCACTTATATACATGGGAATGCAGCTGCCCCTTTGGTGCAACAAAAGCTATCTATATTGCGGAGTGAGCTGCAACTTgcaaataaaagggaaagaactACTATCCAATTAGTAGCAAAAGCTACCCAAATGACAGAAATTGCTCAAGAAAGGGCAGCAAAAGCTACTAAGAGGGAGAGGAAGTTTTGAGCTTCCTTTGCTAAAGCCAAGGAGATAGCAGCGAGAGCTTTAGAGCATGAGAGATAGTCCAGAATTGCACTAATTCTttcatagctttttttttttttgctcaaatgAGAATGTTGGAATGATGAGATTGAGTCTGTCTAGTGGGTTGTAATGTATAAGTAGTTTCTTAATTGGCTAATGTTGGCTTGAAACCACTTTGTTTTGTAATAGCACTATGGTTTAAAGTGAATTGGCAACTTGTGTCTTGTGTTTTGTTGGATGCTATGAATTGTTTAAAGTGAATTGTGTCTGGTGTTTATGTTGAAAGTGCATTGTGTAAAGTGAATTGTGTTGAAAATGAATTGTTTAAAGTGCATTGTTTAAAGTGAATTGTGTCTGGTGTTTGTGTTGAAAGTGCATGACAACCACCTGTCAACTTGCAAAATAAGATAAATGTAATGTGATCTAGTCAAAATAATAAACCTGTTGTATTGaacatatacacacatatatctACTATATTCAACTGCAATAATCAACCACATAACAACAActacttaaaataataaacctGCTGTATtcaacacatacacacataaacCTACTATATTCAATTGCAATAATCAACCACATGACAACAACTACTcaaaataatcacataaaaCACTTGCCATTAAGTTGAGAATTTGTCTACACACTTAAAGTGGCATTGAACATTGTCTTTCATCAACCACCAGTCAAACTAGGGCATTTGGTACAACAACCACAAAACAATTGCACCTGCCATGATCATTGCATATAATGCATTTGGtacaaaacttacaaaaataagaCAAACCCCAACAATGTTTTGATagcatatatataaactaaCACTTAATCATATAACCCCAATAGTATATAAACTAACACATTGCCCTGCCCTTGTTTACAAAAtataactaataattaattgaCATATATAACCCCATGGCTGCTCTGCCCTTGCTTCATTGACTGCACTTGTCCCTATTGCTGCCTCTCCTCCCATAGTTGCCATTTCCACCTCTTGTGTTACATTTTTGTGTCCTTGGTacattacttcttctttttaaagCAGTTCCTCTAGTAGCATGTGGTCTTGTAGGCTACAAAATACAAGAATTGATATATGTTTTGGATTAGTTAGGGATTGTGTCTAATCTAATGTGAAATAAATAATTGGATATTGTATAGTGAAGGTCTGGTGTTTTATAgctcttaataaaatttaaattttaatgaatgacaactagttttttttaatggaaatgaCAGTTAATATTGGATTATGTATAATAACTCTTATCCAATTCACTTAGATGCTtacataaataagtttttttttttttttaattaattaatgtgattttctttttactgTAAAACCTATTACATACTATTTTACACACGTTTGCACACAGATAAATTTGATAAAGATTGTTAGTAAAAAAACATGATATCAAACAAtgttttttaagtaaaatggtGAAAAGTTAATGATGCCCTAGCCCTCGAGGGCATTGGTTTAATATtcttagaaacattttattaaaaaaaaaaaactttttttttaaaaaattcccaTTAAagtcatattaaaattttcttaaaatgattcaTTATTTGCTATAATGGCacctagggatggcaatttttccccgctCCGCTTAACCCGCCCCTCCCTGCGCGGGTTTTTCTCGTCCCGTAAAGGCGGTGGGgtaagattttagccccgcatCATGGGGCGGGATGGGGCGGGGTGGGGATGAGATTAGGCTTTTTAAACCCACCCCGCCTCGCCCTGCGTTACCAaaggttataattgtaaaattttcatacccaaaaaccctactatttaaacaaacatattaatattagcatattttattctacccaatgtgattttttgcctttatttagTTGTgctatactatgagatttttatttatttatattttttaatgattgtcttgataaacacttggatatattattcaattttttctaaaaattgatttgatttgatgggataaatttagttgtaatttcaagtatatttttattaatgaaataggtttcattaaaaaaattatactagttGTAGgccaaattaacaaaaagtagagttttatggGATGGGGCGGGGATTCGTGGGGccccaaggggcggggatggggtgagaaagtatttcccgtcatgcggggcgggACGGGAATGGGGTAAGATAAAACCATGTGGGGCGTggacgaagaccccatccttcggcccgGCCcggccccgccccattgccattgGCACCTGTTAACTAGACTCATTAACATAAcactaatatttttaatttttaaggcaCATTTAGTACACTAAGTAAATATTACATTAAGAATACTAATCTTTATTATCGGTAATAGAAGATATAATCTATACtactaataagtaataattgattttggtttaaGTTTTATCATTTTGCGTATTAAATTATTCTCACATGAAttcttaaactttttaaaataccctatcttttagttaagtaattttaaatttaaaaacacaaaccggttaaaaaagtaatttattatttttaaaaaagttccttagaatatattattttttactattgaaaaaaaaaaaaatcacttagaTAAATATTCTAAACATTAGGATACTAtttctatcttatttttaaatactataacactaaactcaaaataaaaaataacaataactattcataagtttgacTATTAGATATagcttaaaaatatattaatttttaagctATATCATCTCTAAGGGAAGATCAGTCAATACTTAGGAATGTGATAGGGGATATTTAGCACATGACTAGAGGATTGCATTCGGTGAGTATAGAATGCATGAGGAGAGGGGGAAATAGAGTGGCTCATGTGTTAGCTCAATTTGCaagaaatattatatatgaCTTGTATTGGATGAAAGATTTACCTCCAATAGCTAGGGAAGCTTTGTATTAAGATGctaattttattgattaaataaatgaaatgtttgcttcaaaaaaaaaaaaaaaaattaaacccaattacatgcaataaagaataaatattacaaatttacaatcacttaaaaaataaatatttcggGTGCGTTTGCCTTGCGCGTCCGTGTCCACATTTTACGTATTTGgcgttttcagttttttttttttaattttttttaaccagcGTCTATTGCACTGTTTATAGGATATGAACAGTGTAATCAAGCATATAAATAGTACCTTCAAGTATGtacagtaattttttattatttttttatgatttttaattttttatatttaattttcaataaaatagaCGGTATCCAAACGCAAACTTCGTATAATAAAAACACAACTAAATGATAAAATGActattaataattaattctaTTACACCAAAGATACcttaaataatttattagattcattctaatttttttaacgaTGAAAACAAgattcccttaaaaaaaaaaaaaaaaggaaagaaatgaaTCTTACGTGGCAGATCCCCGATCGCTTATCACACACAAAGACGAGCAGCCTCGATCTGAGCTCCATCATCTTCTTCGGTTTCTCAgatctctccttctctctccaAACAcaccacaaacaaaaataaacactaCAAGagtttcactctctctctctctttctctcaaccAATGCGAAATCCGTAGAACCAGTAGTAGTATTAGTACTCGGCGGCTCTCATGGCGACGACGTCTTATTCAGGAATCGGACGCTACAACTACAAGCTTCTTCCGCTCTCTCTGTCTTCCATAATCCGTTGCCCTTGCCATTCATCACCGTCGAAAGCCCTACTTCCTGCTCGGCCAAGAGTTGTGAAGCTCAATTTCGTCTTTGACGGCCGCAAAAGCGTGCTTCGGCTCGGCCGAGACGGCGGCTTGGCTCGCCGGCGAGTCATCACCGCCGTGGCTCGAGTTGAGCCGGAACAGCTCGGCGAGGAGAATGCCAAACAGGTactttcaatttgaatttgagattctaataaattttgatttttttttttggtgaatttaacttcaatttatgtttgtttgtgtggTTATTTGCTGAATTTGCTtgtaagttttaaatttttttggtgaatttgcCTGTAACTTAATCTGTTTTTGATTTTCgaagaatttatttttaaaaaaaagtgttggtgttgaaaaataaattaaaaaaaaacttaaacttaggtgtgtttgtgtggttattttgttgaatttaatgtgtgctAAGAAAACTAGTTAGAAGAAAAGGCTAAAATATAAGTTACGGCGGCTAATTTTGATATGTTTTCAATTCACTATtgtaagttttcatttttttttttttttaatatcagtTTTAATCAAATATGTATTCAATTTAGTAATTCCATCTAGTTTGGCCCAATTCGATCGATAAaggttttaaataatgctgCGGATTGGATGGAAGGACTACATTGTAATGAATGAAATTCAAAGAccgaaatgaaaaaaacaaaaaaaaaaaatatataaagagcTGAATTGAAAACATGGCAAAGTTAGAGgatgtaaaatttgtaatttagcctaAGAAATTAATGGatgataaagaaaatatatatttatataatataatttcataaaatattcatgGTATGTAGGATAATTAGGGAAAATTGGAATATATGGTGTAAGTTTAGGCTTTTTGTTATGGACGAAAAGATTGTGATGGTTGCCGTGGTTGATGTGAAAAAGTTTGGAACtttggtttatttttaatttttacttattaaaataattatgtatCTTTGTGAGAATGGATGTATGGTTGAGTGGAATCACTGAAACGGATATGTTGTAGGAAGTCAACAAATGTGATAAATTATCAGAAAATGAGGATTTGCTCTCGGAGCATCAACAGAAAGCTAGTCAGTTAAGGAAAAGAATTGTTTTCGGACTCGGCATTGGAATCTCTGTTGGTGGTGTCGTATTGGTTGGAGGATGGTTTTTCACGGCATTCTTGGCCGCTGCTGTTTTTGTTGGTGCACGTGAGTATTTTGATTTAGTTAGGAGCCGTGGAATCTCTGCAGGAATGACACCCCCTCCTCGATATGTGTCACGAGTGTGCTCTATTATTTGTGCTGTCATGCCCATAATTACCTTGTAAGTTATGCATCtctagtggtttttttttttttttttttcaattttctttatttgtttagtGTAATTTTGCCCTTTTTTTCTGCGTACTATGCTACTTTAATAATCAGAAAATAGTGACAATTGCATCAATAatcaaattccttttttttttttaatttttttttgtttggggggggggggggggttcaaTTTCCATCAGTAAACTAATATTTGTGGGAATAATTGAAGCATGTTCATTTAGGGATTTATttccatattatatatagtGCCAAAGCTGTGCTTCCTATGTTAGATGCTTCTGTTTCATATGCAGTTCCATTTTATTGTTTGTAGTTGTAAGTTGCGCATGCTAACTTTAAAAGTAGTAACAAAAAAGATTTGGCTAGGggaaatatataaaatgaaaagttgAATGATTTAATCAACAAGCTACCTTCCTGTTGTCCATGTCATTTACAATGAAATTGGTTGCAAGGCAAGCTGCTTTCCATCTAAGTTTTTTATCTGTCCTTTTAAGTCAAAAAATTCTTCTAGATGCAGCTATATTTCCCACGGTAAATCCAGATAGTTActcaaatttatattgaaatgcaACTCGTTGTTGGTGTCACAAGGATTCAACACAAGGGAGGAGAGGAAAGAGCAAAAATAAGAATGAAAATTGACTCAAATTTATTATGAGTAGATTGAAGgaagaaatagaaagagaaagcaaagcAATATCCTTGAGTATACTTTGGGGAAATCAATTAAAGATGAAATGTTGGATATGGGATATATTCGTCACAGGACTACCCTATTCTttcttttgccttaattttCAAATGACATTAAGAAACCGAACTTCTATCGGTAAATTTACTCCAGAAAGAATTCTTTAGACTTGCACGATAGTGAAActttctatctcattttttataaatgcaTTCTTCAGGTTTGGGAGAGTGATGAATATATGTTTCTGATTAGTGTTTCTCATATGTGGCCaggtattttggtcaaattGACGTTTCTGTGACATTTGCTGCCTTTGTTGTTGCTATGGCATTGCTTTTACAGAGAGGAAGTCCTCGTTTCGCACAGCTCAGTAGTACCATGTTTGGGTTATTTTACTGCGGATATCTTCCTTCTTTCTGGGTTAAACTTCGATGTGGCTTAGCTGCCCCAGCCTTAAACACTAGTAAGAAATTGAGCCTTTATGCTTATCTGTTAGTGTATTTAGTTTTAAGGAGATTTAGAAAAATTGTCACTTACAAAGATAATTTAATCATGAAACTTGAAAATTGAgtgctttttgtattttaagtgttaaaaaagaaatttcactaAGTTTAGAGTAGCTTCAATCCTCCTATTTTGTATAGTTTTAGGGTACTCAGCATGTGCTAGtcttccaaaatattttttagactGCTTAGGGTACTCAGTGCCTCTCTTTACTCTGCTCTTGCTATTTTTTGGGTCTTCTCTATTTGGCTACCTTTTAATACACTAGGTGAGAAAAAaggaggggagggggggggggggggggtgagggAGAAGAAACTTGTCTAATGATTATTCAGCAGATAGGGTAACTTCACTAAGCATTACCcacttttgtgtgtgtgatagaagaaaattttattagaaaagcccaatttgttgaggtctaaaacaaaagatgtacattaatatatttcttgGAAAATTGCAAGAGGTGGTGCCTTTAGTTGTGATGTTTGATAGTtattactctttctttttgggaGGCGGTAGAAGCCACTGATTTAAACTTACAAGGGGGTTTCATCACATTAGATAATAGACTTGGATTACAATTTGAATCTCCcactcaaaattttcttaatatgaACTCAACTTATCAGTTATCATGATAGCCTATTTCAGCTACTTCCATGTGGACCAATTTTATGGGGGTGGCTTTTCTGGGATGGCATTGTCCTTTAACTTATTGTTGTCAATGCTGTATTGCCTAACAACAACGTGGGGGACTTGCCTGAAGTTACTTTAAAGCTACATATCAGTGAAGTCATTAATGGATCATAAGCTATCCACATGAGACATTTGGAAAGTGATGGTAATGGTTTCTGCATTGCTATTGTTGGTTGGATTTACTGTACCCTTAAGTTGCTCAAGAAATTGCATCCCTTGTTATGGATTGCTTAAATGTTGCTGTGATATCATCTGACAACTATGTTGTCGAAGGCCAATCAAAAGGGAACACAACTCTGTTATTGAAGAAATCTCTCTTTGTTATGAAGTTAAGAATTTTACAAACTGAGAGTATGGAGCATTGTTATCTGAGCTTGACTGGACAGAAAGTTGGTCGCTGGGTTGGGTCACTTGGGCCCTCACTCAACCATTAATGAGATCAAATTTTCTCCTTTTCTACATGTTACTAATAGGATGTTGGGTGTGATGCACTGGAATCTtggaaaaatttagaaaattttttccatCCATTTTATTTGATATTCTACTGCTGATGAAATTTTAGTGTGTATGTCTAGccgttctttttctctttatatttgaAGAcccaattcttcttcttctcctcctctctctctctctctctctctctcttgaatcTCCTCTATGCATATGTGTGGCCTTGTAAGTGCTTTTATCAAGCTTTATTTGCTGACCAGTTTATCTTTGGCAGGAATAGGAGCATCATGGCCAATTCTTCTTGGTGGCCAAGCTCATTGGACCATTGGTCTTGTAGCATGCTTGATTTCTATCAGCAGCATAATTGCAGCTGATACATTTGCTTTTCTGGGTGGCAAggtatttgtaataaaaatatgataattattatttttttattaagtatgATTATTACATGTGGTGATTCACTGATTCTTATTACAATTATGCTGGAGGTTAAAAAATGCTGGATTTCAAAAATCATAGATATGAAATTGCCATGTCAGTGACCATTCTGAGGGCTTTGGTGAGCTCTGCCAACAGAAGTTCACAGAATGGC includes the following:
- the LOC115986532 gene encoding phosphatidate cytidylyltransferase 4, chloroplastic, which encodes MATTSYSGIGRYNYKLLPLSLSSIIRCPCHSSPSKALLPARPRVVKLNFVFDGRKSVLRLGRDGGLARRRVITAVARVEPEQLGEENAKQEVNKCDKLSENEDLLSEHQQKASQLRKRIVFGLGIGISVGGVVLVGGWFFTAFLAAAVFVGAREYFDLVRSRGISAGMTPPPRYVSRVCSIICAVMPIITLYFGQIDVSVTFAAFVVAMALLLQRGSPRFAQLSSTMFGLFYCGYLPSFWVKLRCGLAAPALNTRIGASWPILLGGQAHWTIGLVACLISISSIIAADTFAFLGGKTFGRTPLTSISPKKTWEGTITGLGGCVATSIILSKIFCWPTSLISAIAFGVLNFFGSIFGDLTESMIKRDAGVKDSGSLIPGHGGILDRVDSYIFTGALAYSFVKIFLPLYGV